In a genomic window of Meleagris gallopavo isolate NT-WF06-2002-E0010 breed Aviagen turkey brand Nicholas breeding stock chromosome 1, Turkey_5.1, whole genome shotgun sequence:
- the NXPE3 gene encoding NXPE family member 3 produces MWRDSFRLQIFCLLMAVLAVVVLVHNFFQLEHLDDYTVSGSNWITENNDQPSLSQTTKTTRKPYCGYEQQTLSKRERAEQESLLAALQWPKPPDGKIAFLQSTDPVHSDFVIVKPSRFFKVGDQLEVVVRMRDFQGKPKQYGGDYLQARIHSPLLKAGAIGRTVDCRNGLYKVFFTLLWPGEVKVSVTLVHPSEAVQVLLRLREEKPDRVYFKSSFKSGRFSETTECNVCLPGDLPVCNFTDLYTGEPWFCYKPRKLSCSSRISHAKGGYQKGLLTHEESLFFQSDVNIKMPILSNGPDSVIVKPKAFADSSNMDRAEDPTVSPSGYYYEDLWRPRTHWIYHFNKSDDISKCLQGKVIHLFGDSTIRQWFEYLTAAVPDLVEFNLGSPKNVGPFMSVDLKHNVLLKFRCHGPPIRFTTVFTSELRYIANELNGIVGGRNTVIAITIWSHFSTFPVEVYIRRLRNIRRAVIQLLDRSPKTLIVIRTANVQELGPEVSLFNSDWYSLQLDSVMRKMFSGIAVHFVDAWEMSLAHYLPHNLHPKEVIVRNQIDTFLSYVCPLQF; encoded by the exons ATGTGGCGTGACTCATTCAGACTGCAAATCTTCTGCCTTCTTATGGCAGTACTGGCTGTTGTGGTGCTGGTCCATAACTTTTTTCAGTTAGAG CACCTGGATGACTACACAGTTTCAGGATCAAATTGGATAACTGAGAACAATGATCAGCCTTCTCTATCACAGACGACTAAAACTACCAGGAAGCCTTACTGTGGTTATGAGCAGCAGACTTTGTCCAAAAGAGAACGAGCAGAACAGGAATCATTGCTTGCTGCACTGCAATGGCCGAAACCCCCTGATGgcaaaattgcttttttgcAAAGCACTGATCCAGTACACAGTGACTTTGTGATTGTGAAGCCCAGCAGGTTCTTCAAGGTGGGTGACCAGTTAGAGGTGGTTGTTCGTATGAGAGATTTCCAAGGAAAACCCAAGCAATATGGTGGAGACTATCTACAGGCACGAATCCACTCTCCTCTGCTGAAAGCTGGAGCAATAGGAAGGACTGTAGATTGCCGTAACGGCCTTTACAAAGTCTTTTTTACGTTACTTTGGCCAGGAGAGGTCAAAGTATCTGTGACTCTTGTTCATCCAAGTGAAGCAGTCCAAGTCCTCCTGCGTTTACGAGAAGAAAAGCCTGACAGAGTTTATTTCAAAAGCTCATTTAAGTCTGGGAGATTTTCAGAAACTACTGAGTGTAATGTATGCTTGCCTGGAGATCTTCCAGTCTGTAACTTCACAGATCTCTACACTGGTGAGCCATGGTTCTGTTACAAGCCACGAAAACTGTCCTGTTCCAGCCGAATCAGCCATGCCAAGGGTGGATATCAAAAAGGCCTTCTGACGCATGAAGAAAGCCTCTTTTTCCAAAG TGATGTGAATATCAAAATGCCCATACTCTCCAATGGACCCGACTCGGTGATTGTAAAGCCCAAGGCATTTGCAG attcaAGCAATATGGACAGGGCTGAAGATCCCACAGTTTCCCCTTCTGGTTATTACTATGAAGACCTTTGGAGGCCGAGAACACACTGGATTTATCATTTTAACAAGTCAGATGATATAAGCAAGTGCTTGCAAGGAAAAGTAATCCACTTGTTTGGAGACTCTACAATAAGGCAGTGGTTTGAGTATCTGACTGCAGCTGTTCCag ATCTAGTGGAATTTAACCTGGGGAGTCCTAAGAACGTGGGCCCTTTTATGTCTGTGGATCTGAAGCACAACGTCCTACTGAAATTCCGCTGTCACGGGCCACCCATTCGCTTTACGACAGTCTTTACAAGTGAACTGCGCTACATTGCTAACGAACTGAATGGCATCGTTGGGGGGAGAAACACTGTGATAGCCATAACTATATGGTCCCACTTCAGCACTTTCCCTGTGGAAGTGTATATCAGGAGGCTGAGGAACATTCGGAGGGCAGTTATTCAACTGCTGGACCGCAGCCCCAAGACTTTAATTGTCATCAGAACCGCAAACGTTCAGGAGCTTGGGCCAGAAGTGAGCCTCTTTAACAGTGACTGGTATTCCCTTCAGCTTGATTCTGTCATGAGGAAAATGTTCTCAGGAATTGCTGTGCACTTTGTGGATGCTTGGGAGATGTCTCTGGCTCACTACTTGCCACATAACTTGCACCCAAAAGAAGTAATCGTTAGGAATCAAATAGATACATTTCTATCTTATGTGTGCCCTCTGCAATTTTAG